The Punica granatum isolate Tunisia-2019 chromosome 4, ASM765513v2, whole genome shotgun sequence genome has a window encoding:
- the LOC116205049 gene encoding bZIP transcription factor 11-like yields the protein MASSSGTSSGSPSLNQTSCSNEDLQTLLDQRKRKRMISNRESARRSRMRKQKQLNDLIAQSSQLRSENQQITSSIGITTQHYLHIETENSVLKAQVGELRHRLESLNEIISFLSPMGSGGGHGVFGIGQLGFGAMVTQQPVMASSGDLFHC from the coding sequence ATGGCTTCCTCCAGCGGGACATCTTCAGGCTCGCCGTCACTGAACCAGACCTCATGCTCCAACGAGGACCTTCAAACCCTGCTGGAccagaggaagaggaagaggatgaTCTCCAACAGGGAGTCGGCGAGGCGGTCCCGAATGAGGAAGCAAAAACAGCTCAATGATCTGATCGCCCAGTCCTCTCAGCTCAGGAGCGAGAATCAACAGATTACGAGCAGCATTGGCATCACCACGCAGCACTACCTGCACATCGAGACCGAGAACTCCGTGCTGAAAGCCCAAGTCGGCGAGCTCAGGCACAGGTTGGAATCACTGAATGAGATCATCAGCTTCTTGAGCCCAATGGGCAGTGGCGGCGGTCATGGAGTTTTCGGGATTGGCCAATTGGGCTTCGGGGCCATGGTTACTCAACAGCCCGTCATGGCATCATCAGGTGACCTATTCCATTGTTGA